The following coding sequences are from one Epinephelus moara isolate mb chromosome 7, YSFRI_EMoa_1.0, whole genome shotgun sequence window:
- the LOC126393319 gene encoding FAST kinase domain-containing protein 5, mitochondrial, translating into MAASVLCRRVPRLRCLPGLRKDFTKAQHVPVKQEDETDDHEGKKGILQHQEASPQGDYRLYYNPSSYHHSVRNSATSWSQTDNDEDDQCLPTLAPSFWQQSNRYSVSCSRQLSSSKNTLLDLAFNKDPEPEMPSVSPYHREPTQPDVKVDSRAFMKCRPEYASMTLDFTQRPHPIEWKEALRLLQKVAVLRGSMKPSDVSQFFVELSHLHRDKMSLVRSDQRFVILLRYSVEHLRLLTEPQLLEVLQSFVWLKMPSDHTVLSLYEAELSRRADQMSLHQLLFAADLWRCIGRQVPQFLQHLFDSVRLHVGQMGVPELVQLLYIMGEARQCPKDLIHPVEQLLMRHLQQLHPEEVGTVCLGIFKTQTSLSESAVTHIFDKAHSFVEEMSDFAIVNVQKLLRFSYLLHKAWLRAMAREVPQRAHRMGVKGLMHVALTCSALHYHNDNILLAIAERVPSLVPHCRSKDSCKLLWAFGTLGFLPDQNPSFYPSLTEALRIRKAEFQRYPEHLLTGLLGLAFVSKFPQDLITLALSPEFVNLALKSAQLELKKDLFSLDETVALELPLWSGPRLSSELREEVAEMLWKFAQSDVCQKAEVLEAESVLQDLLGGEKFVCKRMILPHTRSIDLEVHLNSSGQPVPVNPASHTVTLTPENTSSTFPSYQGWGRMNVGVTITEDLLAQIINAKNTTEPLTPSPTAEPASLHRVEPDEGGRLFDTGLDLTSDIIKTLAKPSSRGSAPQDTNGTVKLAIQVSSRNHYCYHSQQLLGLHAMKRRHLKLAGYTVVELSYREWAPMLRKSRAEKLAHLRCKIYNGLQ; encoded by the coding sequence ATGGCAGCCTCCGTGCTGTGTCGACGGGTGCCCAGGCTACGCTGCCTCCCAGGCTTGAGGAAGGACTTCACCAAGGCTCAGCATGTGCCTGTCAAACAAGAAGATGAGACTGATGATCATGAGGGGAAGAAAGGAATACTGCAACACCAGGAAGCCTCTCCCCAAGGAGACTACAGGCTGTATTACAACCCCTCCTCATATCATCACTCCGTGAGGAACTCTGCAACCTCCTGGAGCCAAACAGATAATGATGAGGATGATCAGTGTCTCCCTACTCTCGCACCTTCCTTCTGGCAACAGAGCAATCGCTACAGTGTGAGTTGCTCGCGGCAGCTCTCCAGCTCGAAAAACACACTTCTTGACTTGGCTTTCAACAAAGACCCTGAACCTGAGATGCCATCAGTTTCACCGTATCACAGAGAACCCACACAGCCAGATGTTAAAGTAGATTCACGTGCCTTCATGAAATGCCGGCCTGAATATGCCTCCATGACCCTGGACTTCACCCAGCGGCCTCACCCAATCGAATGGAAAGAGGCCCTGCGGCTGCTCCAAAAAGTGGCCGTTTTAAGAGGCAGCATGAAGCCATCGGATGTGTCTCAGTTTTTTGTGGAGCTCAGCCACTTGCACCGAGACAAGATGTCATTAGTGAGGAGTGACCAACGCTTTGTGATACTCCTCCGATATTCTGTTGAACACCTTCGCCTCTTAACTGAACCTCAGCTGCTGGAGGTGCTGCAGTCATTTGTGTGGCTGAAAATGCCCTCTGACCACACTGTGCTCTCGCTTTATGAGGCAGAGCTGAGCCGCCGGGCCGACCAGATGAGTTTACACCAGCTGCTGTTCGCTGCTGACTTGTGGCGCTGTATTGGCAGGCAGGTACCCCAGTTCTTACAGCACCTCTTTGATTCAGTCCGCCTACATGTGGGACAGATGGGGGTCCCTGAGCTGGTGCAGCTGTTATATATAATGGGAGAGGCGAGGCAGTGCCCAAAAGACTTGATCCATCCTGTAGAGCAGCTTCTCATGCGTCATTTGCAGCAACTCCACCCTGAGGAGGTTGGTACTGTGTGCTTGGGGATTTTTAAAACCCAGACTTCACTATCTGAGAGTGCAGTGACTCATATTTTTGATAAGGCACACTCTTTTGTGGAGGAGATGAGCGACTTTGCCATCGTGAATGTGCAGAAATTACTGCGTTTTAGCTACCTGCTTCACAAGGCGTGGCTGCGGGCCATGGCGCGGGAAGTTCCTCAACGGGCCCACAGGATGGGTGTCAAGGGGCTGATGCACGTGGCACTGACCTGTTCAGCGCTGCATTACCACAATGATAACATCCTACTGGCAATTGCTGAGAGAGTTCCCTCCTTGGTACCACACTGTAGGAGCAAAGACTCGTGCAAACTGCTGTGGGCCTTTGGCACATTAGGGTTTCTGCCAGACCAGAACCCAAGCTTCTATCCGAGCCTTACAGAGGCCCTGAGAATAAGGAAAGCTGAATTCCAGCGATACCCAGAGCATCTGCTTACTGGTCTTCTAGGCCTGGCCTTTGTCTCTAAATTCCCACAGGACCTAATTACATTAGCTTTGAGTCCTGAATTTGTCAACTTGGCACTGAAATCCGCACAGCTGGAGCTGAAAAAAGACTTGTTCAGTTTAGATGAAACCGTGGCTCTAGAGTTGCCTCTGTGGAGTGGCCCGCGGCTAAGCAGTGAACTGAGAGAGGAGGTGGCAGAAATGCTGTGGAAATTTGCTCAATCAGACGTGTGCCAGAAAGCAGAGGTTCTGGAGGCAGAATCTGTGCTGCAGGATCTGCTCGGAGGAGAGAAGTTTGTGTGTAAGAGAATGATTCTCCCCCACACTCGCTCCATCGACCTGGAAGTACATCTCAACTCCAGTGGACAGCCGGTACCTGTGAACCCAGCATCCCACACAGTCACACTAACCCCGGAGAATACATCATCCACATTTCCTTCTTATCAAGGTTGGGGGCGAATGAATGTAGGAGTAACTATAACTGAGGATCTTTTGGCACAgataataaatgcaaaaaacacCACAGAACCTTTAACCCCGTCTCCCACAGCTGAGCCTGCATCTCTGCACAGAGTTGAGCCCGACGAAGGTGGGAGACTGTTTGACACAGGGCTAGATCTGACCAGTGATATCATAAAAACTCTTGCCAAACCCAGCAGTCGAGGCTCAGCCCCTCAGGACACCAATGGCACGGTCAAACTCGCTATCCAAGTTTCCAGCAGGAACCACTACTGCTACCACTCACAGCAGTTGCTGGGCCTTCATGCCATGAAGAGGAGGCACTTGAAGTTGGCAGGCTACACGGTTGTAGAGCTCAGCTACCGGGAGTGGGCTCCCATGCTGAGGAAGAGCAGGGCCGAGAAGCTGGCTCACCTGCGCTGCAAAATCTACAACGGTCTGCAATGA
- the slitrk5b gene encoding SLIT and NTRK-like protein 5, whose product MHLWISYVLLSATSVCTVEMFGSYGEICQRLCGCEEREGILTVSCENKGVVSLSDISPVYFSQYHLLLTGNLLKKLSANDFVEYKGLTILHLGNNDISEVEAGAFNGLQGLKRLHLNNNKIDALKEEFFFGLESLEYLQIDYNYITHVAPNALSRLRHLEVLILNDNLISTLPVNIFQYVPLTHLDLRGNQLKVLPYSGLLEHMNSVVELQLEENPWNCSCELIALKTWLESISYTALVGDVVCEFPFRLHGRDLDEVSKQELCPRRAIAEYEMPPLPHLSTDAYYRTTPALVTASFTSSGIARSSSRPTKGPRQSGKLKSRPTARIPSNKPQNYGQIISYQTKSPVPLDCPTACTCNLQISDLGLNVNCQERKIEHISDLNPKPYNPKKMYLTGNYIPVVRRSDFIEATGLDLLHLGNNRVSRIHDRAFGDLTHLRRLYLNGNLIDHLAAEMFYGLESLQFLYLEYNVIKEVASNTFQHVPKLQLLFLNNNLLKTLPVGTFIGLTLARLNLRNNHLRYLPVSGVLDQLTALVQVDLFENPWDCSCSILELKMWLEQLSTGTVVNNVICGSPKRLAGEDMRYIKTANFCPNNSDILASMIPPSEESFPGSTITIETSLDSDAQYSTIPLSVMILALLLMFIVSVFVAAGLFVVMKKRRQKSQNEHNNSMNACISSLNMEYGLYKKGSIPKVRTSAGHVYEYIPPPTESTCRTHAQTPTDSKLADGFRDFDELSGAFLGNSDEEAASNVMSSEYSATTPEPLNKPSSPHQDDQCYYRDVLEPDKHTRYSNTLPCRHAAHSSSQYTSDFDARHQYVHPDRIQQTILYCAAPSTVYVEPNRSEYWELKAKLHIDPDYLEVLEKRTTFTQF is encoded by the coding sequence ATGCATCTTTGGATTTCCTATGTTTTGCTAAGTGCAACGTCAGTGTGCACTGTTGAGATGTTTGGCAGTTATGGAGAAATATGTCAGAGACTGTGTGGCTGCGAGGAAAGAGAGGGGATCCTCACAGTAAGCTGTGAAAACAAAGGAGTTGTGAGCCTCTCAGACATAAGCCCAGTGTACTTCTCCCAGTATCATCTGCTGCTTACAGGGAATCTTTTGAAAAAGCTATCTGCCAATGATTTTGTCGAGTACAAAGGACTTACAATATTACATCTGGGAAATAATGACATATCTGAGGTTGAAGCAGGAGCTTTTAATGGACTTCAGGGATTAAAACGATTGCAtctcaacaataacaaaatCGATGCCTTGAAGGAAGAGTTTTTCTTTGGCCTTGAAAGTCTGGAATATCTACAAATTGATTACAATTATATCACTCATGTGGCGCCTAATGCCTTGAGCAGGCTTCGACATCTGGAGGTCCTGATTCTAAATGACAACTTAATATCTACTCTGCCTGTGAACATTTTCCAGTATGTACCACTGACTCATTTGGACTTAAGGGGGAATCAGCTCAAAGTGCTCCCCTACTCAGGTCTGCTGGAGCACATGAACAGCGTTGTGGAGTTGCAGCTGGAGGAGAACCCGTGGAACTGTTCCTGTGAGCTGATAGCTCTCAAAACTTGGCTCGAGAGCATATCATACACAGCTTTGGTCGGCGATGTTGTTTGTGAGTTCCCTTTCCGGCTTCATGGGAGAGATCTTGATGAGGTTTCGAAACAGGAGCTGTGCCCGAGGAGAGCCATAGCTGAATATGAGATGCCACCCCTGCCACATTTGAGCACCGATGCATACTATAGGACCACGCCAGCTCTAGTCACAGCCTCCTTCACCTCATCTGGGATTGCACGGTCCTCATCAAGACCCACTAAGGGACCTCGCCAGTCAGGCAAATTAAAATCAAGGCCCACTGCTCGCATCCCATCTAATAAACCACAAAATTATGGGCAAAttatttcatatcaaaccaAATCCCCCGTGCCTTTAGATTGCCCAACTGCCTGCACTTGCAACCTTCAAATTTCAGACCTCGGCCTAAATGTGAACTGTCAGGAGCGAAAGATTGAGCATATCTCTGACTTAAATCCCAAACCATACAATCCCAAAAAGATGTATCTAACAGGGAATTATATCCCAGTGGTGCGCCGATCAGACTTTATCGAAGCGACTGGATTAGATTTGCTTCATCTTGGTAACAATCGAGTATCTCGCATACATGACAGAGCTTTTGGCGATTTGACACATCTAAGACGACTGTACCTTAACGGGAATCTGATTGACCATCTTGCAGCGGAGATGTTCTATGGACTAGAGTCCCTGCAGTTCTTATATTTAGAGTACAACGTCATTAAAGAGGTTGCTTCGAACACCTTTCAGCATGTGCCCAAACTTCAGCTTCTTTTTCTCAACAATAACCTTTTGAAAACTCTACCAGTGGGGACATTTATTGGTCTGACATTAGCCAGACTAAATCTTCGCAACAACCACCTGCGATACCTGCCGGTCAGCGGTGTGCTCGATCAGCTTACAGCGCTGGTGCAAGTTGATTTGTTTGAGAACCCCTGGGATTGCTCTTGTAGCATACTGGAGCTGAAGATGTGGCTGGAGCAGCTTAGCACAGGCACGGTTGTAAACAATGTCATCTGTGGCTCGCCTAAGAGGCTAGCTGGGGAAGATATGAGATACATTAAGACAGCTAATTTCTGCCCTAATAACTCTGATATACTTGCCTCCATGATCCCCCCCTCTGAAGAATCGTTCCCTGGCAGCACTATCACCATAGAAACATCCTTGGACTCTGACGCACAATACAGCACCATTCCTTTATCTGTGATGATTCTTGCCCTTCTCCTCATGTTcattgtgtcagtgtttgtggcTGCAGGGTTGTTTGTGGTCATGAAAAAGAGACGTCAGAAGAGCCAAAACGAGCACAACAACTCCATGAATGCTTGCATCAGCTCTCTCAACATGGAATATGGCCTTTACAAAAAGGGATCCATTCCCAAAGTCAGAACATCTGCTGGACATGTATACGAGTACATCCCACCTCCTACAGAATCCACATGCAGAACTCACGCCCAGACCCCGACGGACAGCAAATTAGCGGATGGATTTAGAGACTTTGATGAGTTGAGCGGTGCTTTTTTGGGTAACTCAGATGAAGAGGCAGCCAGTAATGTAATGAGCTCGGAGTACAGTGCCACCACTCCAGAGCCTCTTAACAAGCCCTCCAGCCCTCACCAAGACGATCAGTGCTACTACAGAGATGTACTCGAGCCTGACAAGCACACACGCTACAGCAATACGTTGCCATGCAGGCATGCGGCACATTCATCAAGTCAGTATACCTCAGACTTTGATGCAAGGCATCAATACGTGCACCCAGACAGAATACAACAGACAATACTCTATTGTGCGGCACCAAGTACTGTGTATGTGGAGCCCAACAGGAGCGAGTACTGGGAGCTGAAAGCAAAGCTTCATATTGACCCTGACTACCTTGAGGTCCTTGAAAAACGAACGACATTCACACAGTTTTAA